One window of the Clostridium sp. MB40-C1 genome contains the following:
- a CDS encoding phage scaffolding protein: MPKLSEILGELYSQIPQELQEKYKDVDLVDSSSYVAKGKFDTLNEQLKTANTTINDLKKSNKDNEALQTKVGDYETKVKNYEKKIQDMQFNYALEGALKGANVRNTKALKALLNLENVKLDGESLIGLKDQLDSLKESDSYLFAEEQQNKFSGIKPTDGTRTPQGYNPWKKESFNLTEQGKIFKENPEQAKQLMVQAGVNQ; encoded by the coding sequence ATGCCAAAATTAAGTGAAATATTAGGAGAATTATATTCTCAAATACCGCAGGAGCTACAAGAGAAATACAAGGATGTAGATTTAGTAGATAGTTCTAGTTATGTTGCTAAAGGTAAATTTGATACATTGAATGAGCAGCTTAAAACTGCTAATACAACTATCAATGACTTAAAGAAAAGTAACAAAGACAATGAAGCTTTACAAACTAAAGTAGGAGATTATGAAACAAAGGTTAAGAATTATGAAAAGAAAATACAGGATATGCAATTTAATTATGCATTAGAAGGAGCTTTAAAAGGTGCTAATGTGAGAAATACAAAAGCCCTTAAAGCTCTTTTAAATTTAGAAAATGTTAAGTTAGATGGTGAAAGTCTTATAGGACTTAAAGATCAGCTAGATTCATTAAAAGAAAGTGATAGTTATTTATTTGCAGAGGAGCAGCAGAATAAGTTTTCAGGAATAAAACCTACTGATGGAACTAGAACACCACAAGGTTATAATCCATGGAAGAAAGAAAGCTTTAACTTAACAGAGCAAGGAAAAATATTTAAAGAAAATCCAGAACAGGCTAAACAATTAATGGTCCAAGCTGGAGTAAATCAATAA
- a CDS encoding minor capsid protein — protein sequence MRSKDYWKKRSEVVASKQFKKADDYILSLHLEYLEALGGIQKDIEVFYARFATNNEITLAEARKLLNSNQLHEFKMDLKEFTRKAKDNKNKQWEKELNNVSYKVRVTRLQALQTQVRNQIENLYSSQLKNTTGLLKGVYEDTYYRNIFEVHKGLGIGVNFAKLDTNTVNKVITEQWHGENYSSRIWDNKDKLIMELQTNLAQSFIRGDSIDKTSKLIADRMNVARNRARTLVNTESSYITSKATFDSYSGSGVVKQYEILATLDLHTSRICREMDGRVFKVSEKEIGVNAPPFHPNCRTTIVPYFDDVIDEERIARDSNGKNYYVYGNMSYDQWYDKYVKGNPKEEIAEKKIQNRVSDNQKYLKYKEILGNLIPKSFADFQDLKYNDVNKWNELQYLYKDVNWQLKSQNKLTNDSVHKVPFIGEPNSVFDNYKDGVLDSRRYYGRTGKPRLDIHFTNHGNSKLHPIVPHSHDWDLKDEDIVVRDKNLRELSKAEKIANKSVCKKVK from the coding sequence ATGAGGAGTAAAGATTATTGGAAGAAACGTTCTGAGGTTGTAGCTAGTAAGCAGTTTAAGAAAGCTGATGATTATATTCTAAGTTTACATCTAGAATACCTGGAAGCTTTAGGCGGCATACAAAAGGATATAGAAGTCTTTTATGCTAGGTTTGCAACTAACAATGAGATAACTCTTGCAGAAGCTAGAAAACTTTTAAATTCCAATCAATTGCATGAATTTAAAATGGATTTAAAAGAGTTTACTCGAAAAGCTAAAGATAATAAAAATAAGCAATGGGAAAAAGAACTTAATAATGTATCTTACAAGGTTAGAGTAACACGCTTACAAGCTTTACAAACTCAAGTAAGAAACCAAATAGAGAATTTATATTCAAGCCAATTAAAAAATACCACAGGTCTCCTGAAAGGTGTTTATGAAGATACTTATTATAGGAATATCTTTGAAGTGCATAAAGGATTGGGAATAGGTGTTAATTTTGCTAAGTTAGATACTAATACAGTTAACAAAGTAATTACAGAGCAATGGCATGGAGAGAATTATAGTAGTAGGATATGGGATAATAAAGATAAGTTAATAATGGAGCTGCAAACTAATTTAGCACAATCTTTTATTCGTGGTGATTCTATAGATAAAACAAGTAAATTAATAGCTGATAGAATGAATGTTGCTAGAAATAGAGCAAGGACACTAGTTAATACTGAAAGCTCTTATATAACTTCTAAAGCAACATTTGATAGTTACAGCGGAAGTGGAGTAGTAAAACAATATGAAATATTAGCAACATTAGATTTACATACAAGTAGAATATGTAGAGAGATGGATGGTAGAGTATTTAAGGTGAGCGAAAAAGAAATAGGAGTTAATGCTCCACCATTTCATCCTAATTGCAGGACTACTATAGTACCATATTTTGATGATGTTATAGATGAAGAAAGAATTGCTAGAGATAGTAATGGCAAAAACTATTATGTTTATGGGAATATGAGCTATGACCAATGGTATGATAAGTATGTTAAAGGTAACCCAAAGGAAGAAATAGCAGAAAAGAAAATACAAAATAGAGTTAGTGATAATCAAAAGTATTTAAAATATAAAGAAATTTTAGGAAACTTGATACCTAAATCATTTGCTGATTTTCAAGACTTGAAGTATAATGATGTTAACAAATGGAATGAATTACAGTATCTTTATAAGGATGTTAACTGGCAATTGAAATCTCAAAACAAATTAACAAATGATAGTGTTCATAAAGTTCCATTTATAGGTGAGCCTAATAGTGTATTTGATAATTACAAGGATGGGGTATTAGATTCTAGACGTTACTATGGTAGGACAGGAAAACCAAGATTAGACATTCATTTTACGAACCATGGTAATTCAAAACTACATCCAATTGTGCCACATTCACATGATTGGGATTTAAAAGATGAGGATATAGTTGTTAGAGATAAGAATCTTAGAGAGTTAAGTAAAGCTGAAAAAATAGCTAATAAATCAGTTTGTAAGAAGGTGAAATAA